A window of Nomascus leucogenys isolate Asia chromosome X, Asia_NLE_v1, whole genome shotgun sequence contains these coding sequences:
- the LOC115833213 gene encoding uncharacterized protein LOC115833213 — MTPRPRKLPSFFPPPLPRSKPSPPHPPAYFTAESLKPQEQMTTASVNEAPPSGSAEHFRFPQSPGNVKSKQCARAVALKAGQQSLWPIWRSSARASMVMTVFALSGEGMCDHFQRLTCISQIVWMSYNPNLQTQYSQTLGSDPLQASCTSPRKRACFPLDM, encoded by the exons ATGACCCCACGGCCCCGTAAACTCCCGTCATTCTTCCCGCCCCCCCTCCCCCGATCAAAACCATCACCACCTCACCCTCCCGCTTACTTCACTGCCGAGAGCCTGAAACCTCAGGAGCAGATGACAACAGCCAGTGTGAACGAAGCGCCACCCTCAGGGTCAGCCGAGCATTTCCGCTTCCCACAGTCCCCTGGGAACGTGAAGTCAAAGCAATGCGCACGCGCAGTGGCTTTGAAGGCGGGGCAACAAAGCCTATGGCCGATATGGCGCTCCTCGGCCCGCGCTTCAATGGTTATGACAGTGTTCGCTCTAAGCGGAGAAGGAATGTGTGACCATTTCCAACG gTTAACTTGCATTTCTCAGATAGTTTGGATGAGTTACAACCCAAATCTGCAAACTCAATACAGCCAGACCCTGGGAAGTGACCCTCTCCAAGCCTCCTGTACAAGTCCCAGGAAAAGAGCCTGTTTTCCCTTGGACATGTGA